A genomic stretch from Solanum stenotomum isolate F172 chromosome 8, ASM1918654v1, whole genome shotgun sequence includes:
- the LOC125874016 gene encoding uncharacterized protein LOC125874016 translates to MQASSELSQSPSFARTNLTEIAARVVEEFTAENEIDSEFSFNDDDNNENHENQVHKHDDEDDSEFAFVTAGSDQFSPISADEIFYNGQIRPIFNRDLSLNDTGYSNSEKVSTPTKSNRVSLRKLFTEDREIASSSSSSEVDDLEGIAPGTYCVWRPKSAEEPPCELRKKSSSTGSSSKRWKLRDFIHRSNSDGKETFVFLTTPFKKREEKTEITRTDSGKITGKVPAVEDFPALRCAINGKDKRKSYLPYRQDLVSFLGNVNGLNRNLQHF, encoded by the coding sequence ATGCAAGCGAGTTCAGAACTATCTCAGTCTCCGAGTTTTGCTCGTACTAATCTCACAGAAATTGCTGCTAGAGTTGTAGAAGAATTCACAGctgaaaatgaaattgactCCGAATTTTCCTTTAATGATGATGACAACAATGAGAACCATGAAAATCAAGTACATAAAcatgatgatgaagatgattCTGAATTTGCTTTTGTTACGGCAGGATCTGATCAATTTTCGCCTATTTCTGCTGATGAAATCTTCTACAACGGTCAGATCCGTCCAATTTTCAACAGAGATTTATCGTTAAACGATACCGGTTATAGTAATTCGGAGAAAGTTTCGACTCCGACGAAGTCAAATAGAGTTTCGTTAAGGAAGCTTTTTACCGAAGATCGTGAAATTGCGTCGTCGTCTTCCTCGTCGGAAGTCGACGATTTAGAAGGAATTGCTCCGGGAACATACTGCGTGTGGAGGCCGAAATCGGCGGAAGAGCCTCCGTGTGAATTGCGTAAGAAGAGCAGCTCCACTGGCTCCTCTTCTAAGCGGTGGAAGTTACGTGACTTCATTCACCGGAGTAACAGTGACGGTAAGGAAACTTTCGTGTTTTTGACAACTCCGttcaaaaaaagagaagagaaaacaGAGATTACAAGGACTGACTCTGGTAAAATCACCGGAAAAGTTCCCGCCGTTGAAGATTTTCCGGCGTTGCGTTGCGCGATAAACGGAAAAGATAAACGGAAGTCATACTTACCGTACAGGCAAGATTTGGTAAGCTTTTTGGGTAATGTGAATGGGTTAAATCGGAATTTACAGCATTTCTGA